One region of Primulina tabacum isolate GXHZ01 chromosome 1, ASM2559414v2, whole genome shotgun sequence genomic DNA includes:
- the LOC142542424 gene encoding uncharacterized protein LOC142542424 has translation MSNDVSFLSQLVRDSMELQAQDALERTNDPKVNVMKPLQVRVVDSMGAPLYSNEDEPRRVTRTNEDITLDLPTTTNQSYNSELDLNDEEAKGVLYCEIDAENNTQSHVDRVYMKNPVGVTSEDT, from the exons ATGTCTAATGATGTTAGCTTTCTGAGCCAGCTTGTACGAGATTCGATGGAATTACAAGCTCAAGACGCATTAGAAAGGACTAATGATCCAAAGGTGAATGTCATGAAGCCATTGCAG GTGAGAGTGGTGGACTCAATGGGAGCACCACTCTATTCTAATGAAGATGAACCACGGAGAGTTACACGAACAAATGAAGACATCACATTGGACTTACCCACGACTACAAATCAGTCTTACAACAGCGAGCTTGACTTGAATGATGAAGAAGCTAAAGGCGTCTTGTACTGTGAAATTGATGCAGAAAACAATACGCAATCTCACGTCGACAGAGTTTACATGAAGAACCCAGTAGGTGTTACCAGTGAGGATACTTAG